The DNA window CACTGTCACGGGACTGGATCACTGAAACCTCACCGGCTCGGGGCTTGTGGTTACGCAAGGACGATCACTCGCGGCTGACTCGACCTTAACGTGGGCGACTGACCGAAGGCGGGGCCGGATGCCCCTGTTCGCTCACGGCGCAGGTTCGAACGCCCGGAGCGACCCGAAAGGCCCCGCTCCGTACGGGGTCGGGTCAGTCCCCGGACGGGGCCTGCGGGATCTCCGCGCTGGCCGGGTCGGCCATCGCGGCCGCATGCTCGCCCACCGTGGTGACCGGTTGCGCGGGGTCGATCCCGGCCTCGTGCAGGGCCTCCATCTCGGCCCGGACCAGGTCCTCGATCTCCTCCGCGCCCTCCGGGCGCAGCGCGGCCAGGTCGATCTCGGCGCCGGCGGAGTCGGTGACCTTGGCGTCCTTGAGCACGATCGCCAGCGCCTTGCTGCGCACGACCTCGGCGACCAGCATGTTGGCCTGGCCGGCGGCGACGATCTGCTGCGCGAACTGGTCGGGGGTCATCCCGGTGCCGGACGCGCGCTGGATCAGGTGGCGGGTGAGCTCCTCCTGGCCGACCGACACGTTCTCGGCCCGCGCGATCGCGTCGAGCAGGAACTGCGCCCGCATGCCGTGCGCGGACTGCTTCTCGATCTCCTCGTGGAACTCCTCGGCGCTCTGCCCCTCGTGGCGCAGGTAGTCCTCCAGGGTCAGGCCGCCCTGGGCGAGCTGGCGGGCGATCGAGTCGGTCCGGAAGTGCACCTCCTCGTGCAGGAACGACTCCGGCAGCGGGATCTCGACCTTCTCCAGCAGCGCCTCGATGACCTTGTCGCGCGCCGCGCCGCCCTGCATCAGCTTCTTCTGGGTGGCCATCTTGGTGCGCATGTCCGCGCGCAGTTCCTCGACGGTGTCGAACGGCGAGGCGGTCTGGGCGAACTCGTCGTCGACCTCGGGCAACTCGCGCTGCTTGACGGTCTGGACGGTGACCGCGATGTCGACCTCCTCGTCCTTGCGCGGCCCGGCGACCAGCGTCGAGGAGAACGTCTTGGACTCCCCGGCAGACAT is part of the Sporichthyaceae bacterium genome and encodes:
- the tig gene encoding trigger factor; translation: MKSAVETLNPTRVRLTVEVPFAELKPSLDAAYKKIGGQVNVPGFRKGKVPPQIIDKRFGRAAVLDEAVNEAIPHFYGQAVTDAKIQVLGKPSVDVTEFADGAELKFTIEVDVRPEFEVPEYKGIEVTVDTAEVSDEDIDTQLESLRARFATLTGVDRPAQAEDHLSIDLSGRTKDGEEIEDAQANGLSYVIGSGSLVQGLDEAIEGMSAGESKTFSSTLVAGPRKDEEVDIAVTVQTVKQRELPEVDDEFAQTASPFDTVEELRADMRTKMATQKKLMQGGAARDKVIEALLEKVEIPLPESFLHEEVHFRTDSIARQLAQGGLTLEDYLRHEGQSAEEFHEEIEKQSAHGMRAQFLLDAIARAENVSVGQEELTRHLIQRASGTGMTPDQFAQQIVAAGQANMLVAEVVRSKALAIVLKDAKVTDSAGAEIDLAALRPEGAEEIEDLVRAEMEALHEAGIDPAQPVTTVGEHAAAMADPASAEIPQAPSGD